The following proteins come from a genomic window of Acidimicrobiales bacterium:
- the bioB gene encoding biotin synthase BioB has protein sequence MTQLRHDWTTDDVLEVLESPFHDLLHRAHGAHRENFDPAVVEGARLLSIKTGGCPEDCAYCPQSAHHEASVQLEALLSTDDIVTAAREARAEGATRFCMGAAWRSPTDRQVDRVAGAISAVAELGMETCVTLGMLTDPQATALAEAGLDYYNHNLDTSPDFYGQIITTRTYEDRLETLESCRRAGLALCTGGIVGMGETRRDRAGLLAQLASLNPHPESVPVNLLVRAPGTPLADVEPLDSLEVVRTIAAARLTMPHSVVRLSAGRSEMSAEMQALCLHAGANSIFVGDRLLTTPNPGDGDADLLARLDSSLATAPVLDR, from the coding sequence ATGACACAGCTACGCCACGACTGGACGACCGACGACGTGCTCGAGGTGCTCGAGTCGCCGTTCCACGACCTCCTCCACCGGGCGCACGGGGCCCACCGGGAGAACTTCGACCCGGCGGTGGTCGAGGGTGCCCGCCTCCTGTCGATCAAGACGGGCGGTTGCCCCGAAGACTGCGCGTACTGCCCCCAGTCGGCGCACCACGAGGCGTCGGTCCAACTGGAGGCACTGCTGTCCACCGACGACATCGTCACCGCCGCACGCGAGGCGCGGGCGGAGGGAGCCACACGGTTCTGCATGGGCGCCGCGTGGCGGTCCCCGACGGATCGTCAGGTCGACCGGGTCGCCGGCGCCATCAGCGCCGTCGCCGAACTGGGTATGGAGACCTGCGTCACGCTCGGGATGCTCACCGACCCGCAGGCGACGGCCCTCGCCGAGGCGGGACTCGACTACTACAACCACAACCTCGACACGTCGCCGGATTTCTACGGACAGATCATCACGACCCGCACCTACGAGGACCGCCTCGAGACCCTCGAGAGCTGCCGACGGGCCGGGCTGGCGCTGTGCACCGGCGGCATCGTCGGGATGGGAGAGACCCGCCGGGACCGCGCCGGGCTGCTGGCGCAGCTGGCCTCGCTGAACCCCCACCCCGAGAGCGTCCCCGTCAACCTCCTCGTCAGGGCACCGGGCACGCCGCTCGCCGATGTCGAGCCTCTCGACAGCCTCGAAGTGGTCCGCACGATCGCCGCGGCACGCCTCACGATGCCGCACTCGGTGGTGCGCCTGTCCGCCGGACGCAGCGAGATGTCGGCGGAGATGCAGGCCCTCTGTCTCCACGCAGGCGCCAACAGCATCTTCGTCGGTGACCGCCTGCTCACCACCCCGAACCCCGGCGACGGCGACGCCGACCTCCTCGCCCGGCTCGACTCGTCACTCGCGACCGCGCCGGTCCTCGACCGCTGA
- a CDS encoding sigma-70 family RNA polymerase sigma factor has translation MAFPSEPDEAFAEFFESARSRCLRAVVLTVRDRHLGEDLLEEAFVRAYERWDRLHTHPNPSAWVVTTAVNLSRRRWRRGQREVELTPPAHDVPAPDEPMDAVLLDAVLALPDRQREVVAHRLVLESSTNQTAEALGISPKTVTVHLHRALRTLNSDEGLRNLWSDDGADLGDDLGGG, from the coding sequence ATGGCTTTCCCCTCCGAACCTGACGAGGCCTTCGCCGAGTTCTTCGAGTCCGCCCGCTCACGGTGTCTGCGAGCGGTCGTCCTGACCGTTCGGGACCGCCACCTCGGTGAGGATCTGCTCGAGGAGGCCTTCGTGCGTGCCTACGAGCGCTGGGACCGACTGCACACGCATCCGAACCCGTCTGCGTGGGTGGTGACCACGGCGGTGAACCTGAGCCGTCGCCGCTGGCGTCGTGGCCAGAGGGAGGTCGAGTTGACTCCGCCCGCCCACGATGTTCCGGCGCCGGACGAACCGATGGACGCCGTGCTTCTCGATGCCGTCCTCGCACTGCCCGACCGTCAACGAGAGGTCGTCGCGCACCGCCTGGTCCTCGAATCGTCGACGAACCAGACCGCCGAGGCTCTCGGGATCTCCCCGAAGACCGTCACGGTGCATCTTCACCGGGCGCTCAGGACGTTGAACTCAGACGAAGGACTACGGAATCTCTGGAGCGACGATGGCGCCGACCTCGGCGATGATCTCGGTGGCGGGTAA